A genome region from Pseudomonas sp. S06B 330 includes the following:
- a CDS encoding sensor domain-containing protein: MPKSANRFPRLPRIHAADPQALEQTWENAPQLLAALNGARLGAWFWDIETGQISWSRGTQALFGFDPKQPLPKDIDYLDLLPAEDRARTLQAFNAVINGEPVEQALRHRIRWPDGSLHWLEINGSLAKDKNGRPQMIGVIREITRQRERETALINSEKRFATLFHLSPNVVLLTRRSDGLIYEVNQHFEQTLGWPGHQVINKTTVELGLWANPQQRNAVLEATRGNSGPVSLEVQFCASNGKVHDGILSTQNIELEGTVYLLSTFVDTSERRRAEQALKDSQERLDLALDSAQLGTWDLHIPSGMLYGSARAAELHGLEPVPFHESFEAFFDGVPEQDRSTMRKAYRSLREGPAGNYQITYQIQLENGAVRYIESRARLYRDAQGNPLRMAGTLLDISDQVEREQRLTSSEEKFASLFQASPDPICVTRQDTGQFIEINPAFTQIFGWDAGQVIGRSAEEIGLWAESAERARRIEQVIRDEALNNVAVVVNHKDGQPLTCVISSRLITVDNLPCSVTTLRDITQQQRAEAALKASEEKFAKAFHSSPDAITITELDSGRYLEVNDGFCRLTGYSAAEVIGHSVYEIGIWADDKQRAILLAELQDKGRVHHREMLGRNKRGELLTVEVSIEPITLNESPCLLMTARDVSQLKNAQAQIRHLAYHDPLTNLPNRALLMDRLSQQIALLKRHNLRGALLFLDLDHFKHINDSLGHPVGDTVLKIITARLEASVRLEDTVARLGGDEFVVLLSGLEGSRDEVTEKVRELADTLRELLAEPMSLDGQRLQVTPSIGVALIPDHGSTPADLLKRADIALYRAKDSGRNTTQMFHTTMQKAASERLRMESDLRLALARGELALHFQPQVDARDNRIVGAEVLLRWHHPQLGQQPPAQFIQVLEESGLILEVGSWILEEACDACAGMLRDHLIDADNFSLCVNISPRQFRQNDFVERVLRSLDDFRLPYKMLKLEITEGIVIQNLEDTISKMRELKQYGVSFAMDDFGTGYSSLTYLKRLPVDALKIDQSFVRDAPLDPNDAEIVRAIVAMARSLELAVIAEGVELTEQLEFLEHLGCHLYQGYLHSRPLPLGEFRQLLLEAPASL, from the coding sequence ATGCCCAAATCAGCAAATCGCTTTCCGCGTCTGCCGCGTATCCATGCGGCAGACCCCCAGGCGTTGGAGCAGACCTGGGAAAACGCCCCGCAACTGTTGGCGGCGCTCAATGGCGCACGCTTGGGCGCCTGGTTCTGGGACATCGAGACTGGCCAGATCAGTTGGTCAAGGGGCACTCAAGCACTGTTTGGCTTCGACCCCAAGCAACCGCTACCCAAGGACATCGACTACCTGGACCTGCTGCCCGCCGAAGACCGCGCCCGCACCTTGCAGGCCTTTAATGCGGTCATCAATGGCGAACCGGTCGAGCAAGCCTTGCGCCACCGAATTCGTTGGCCGGACGGCAGCCTGCATTGGCTGGAAATCAATGGCAGCCTGGCCAAAGATAAGAATGGCCGCCCGCAGATGATCGGCGTGATCCGCGAAATCACCCGCCAACGCGAGCGGGAAACTGCGCTGATCAACTCGGAAAAGCGCTTTGCCACACTGTTTCACCTGAGCCCCAACGTGGTGCTGCTGACCCGCCGCTCCGACGGCCTGATCTATGAAGTCAACCAGCACTTCGAACAGACCCTCGGCTGGCCCGGCCACCAGGTCATCAACAAGACCACCGTCGAGCTAGGCCTGTGGGCCAATCCTCAACAGCGCAATGCGGTACTCGAAGCCACCCGTGGCAACAGCGGCCCAGTCAGCCTGGAAGTACAGTTTTGTGCCAGCAACGGCAAAGTCCACGACGGCATTCTCAGCACCCAGAACATCGAGCTTGAAGGCACGGTCTACCTGCTCAGTACCTTCGTCGACACTAGCGAACGCAGGCGCGCCGAACAGGCCCTCAAAGACAGCCAGGAACGCCTGGACCTGGCCCTGGACTCCGCGCAACTGGGCACCTGGGACCTGCATATCCCCAGCGGCATGCTCTACGGTTCGGCACGTGCAGCCGAGTTGCATGGCTTGGAGCCAGTGCCTTTTCATGAGTCGTTTGAAGCGTTTTTCGACGGGGTTCCGGAGCAAGATCGCAGCACCATGCGCAAGGCCTACCGCAGCCTTCGCGAAGGCCCGGCCGGTAACTATCAGATCACCTACCAGATCCAGTTGGAAAACGGCGCTGTGCGCTACATCGAAAGCCGTGCCCGGCTGTACCGCGACGCACAGGGCAACCCGCTGCGCATGGCCGGCACCCTGCTCGATATCAGCGACCAGGTCGAACGTGAGCAACGCCTGACCAGTTCGGAAGAAAAGTTTGCCAGCCTGTTCCAGGCCAGCCCCGACCCGATTTGCGTCACGCGGCAAGACACAGGGCAATTCATCGAGATCAATCCCGCCTTTACCCAGATCTTCGGCTGGGACGCCGGCCAGGTCATTGGCCGCAGTGCTGAAGAAATTGGTTTGTGGGCCGAGTCAGCAGAACGCGCCCGGCGCATCGAGCAGGTGATTCGCGATGAAGCCCTGAACAATGTCGCGGTGGTGGTCAACCACAAAGACGGTCAACCGCTGACCTGCGTGATATCCAGCCGCCTGATCACCGTCGACAACCTGCCCTGCAGCGTCACGACCCTGCGCGACATCACCCAGCAGCAACGGGCCGAGGCTGCGCTTAAAGCCAGTGAAGAGAAATTCGCCAAGGCATTCCACTCCAGCCCCGACGCCATCACCATCACCGAGCTCGACAGTGGCCGCTACCTGGAGGTCAATGACGGCTTCTGTCGCCTGACGGGCTACAGCGCCGCTGAAGTGATCGGCCACAGCGTCTACGAAATCGGCATTTGGGCGGACGACAAACAACGCGCAATCCTGCTCGCGGAACTGCAGGACAAGGGCCGTGTGCATCATCGGGAAATGCTCGGACGCAACAAGCGCGGCGAACTGCTCACCGTTGAGGTCTCGATTGAGCCGATCACCCTCAACGAGTCGCCCTGCCTGCTGATGACCGCTCGCGATGTCAGCCAGTTGAAAAACGCCCAGGCGCAGATTCGCCACCTGGCCTACCACGACCCACTGACCAACCTGCCCAACCGCGCCCTGCTGATGGACCGCCTGAGCCAACAGATCGCCTTGCTCAAGCGCCATAACCTGCGCGGCGCTCTGCTGTTTCTCGACCTGGACCACTTCAAGCACATCAACGACTCGCTGGGCCATCCGGTTGGCGACACCGTGCTGAAAATCATCACCGCGCGCCTGGAGGCCAGCGTACGCCTGGAAGACACCGTGGCTCGGCTGGGCGGCGACGAGTTTGTGGTACTGCTCAGCGGCCTGGAAGGCAGCCGTGACGAGGTCACGGAAAAAGTCCGCGAACTGGCAGATACCCTGCGCGAATTGCTCGCCGAACCGATGTCTCTGGACGGTCAGCGCCTGCAGGTCACGCCCAGCATCGGCGTGGCGCTGATCCCTGATCATGGCTCGACCCCAGCCGATCTGCTCAAGCGCGCTGACATCGCCCTGTACCGGGCCAAAGACTCTGGACGCAATACCACCCAGATGTTTCACACCACCATGCAAAAGGCTGCCAGCGAACGCCTGCGCATGGAGAGCGACCTGCGCCTGGCCCTGGCCCGTGGCGAACTGGCGCTGCACTTCCAGCCGCAGGTTGATGCCCGAGACAATCGTATTGTCGGTGCCGAAGTGCTATTGCGCTGGCACCACCCGCAACTGGGCCAGCAGCCACCGGCACAGTTCATTCAGGTTCTGGAGGAAAGTGGCCTGATCCTCGAAGTCGGCAGCTGGATCCTTGAAGAAGCCTGTGATGCTTGCGCCGGCATGCTGCGCGACCACCTAATCGATGCCGACAACTTCAGCCTATGCGTGAACATCAGCCCGCGGCAGTTTCGCCAGAACGACTTTGTCGAACGGGTGCTGCGCAGCCTCGACGACTTCCGCCTGCCGTACAAAATGCTCAAGCTGGAGATCACCGAAGGCATCGTCATCCAGAACCTGGAGGACACCATCAGCAAAATGCGCGAGCTAAAACAGTATGGCGTGAGCTTTGCCATGGATGATTTCGGTACCGGCTATTCGTCACTGACCTACCTCAAGCGCCTGCCGGTGGATGCGTTAAAGATCGACCAATCATTCGTGCGCGATGCGCCGTTGGATCCTAACGATGCAGAGATTGTCCGGGCCATCGTCGCCATGGCTCGTAGCCTGGAACTGGCGGTGATTGCTGAAGGCGTGGAGTTGACTGAGCAGCTGGAGTTTCTCGAGCACCTGGGCTGCCATTTGTATCAGGGCTACCTGCACAGTCGGCCGTTGCCGTTGGGTGAGTTTCGGCAGTTGTTGCTGGAGGCACCGGCCAGTTTGTGA
- a CDS encoding LysR family transcriptional regulator — protein MDLANLNAFIAVAETGSFSGAGERLFLTQPAISKRIAGLEQQLDVRLFDRLGREINLTEAGRALLPRAYQIINVLDDTRRALTNLTGKVTGRLTLATSHHIGLHRLPPVLRAFTRQYPAVALDIQFLDSEAAYDEILHGRAEIAVITLAPEPHSLIRAVPVWDDLLDFVASPEHPLARNGAVSLADIAHHPAVFPGGNTFTHHIVQRLFEAQGLTPNIAMSTNYLETIKMMVSIGLAWSVLPRTMLDEQVAPIALPGIQLSRQLGYILHTERTLSNAAKAFMALLDSHAGSPEPMR, from the coding sequence GTGGACCTGGCTAATCTCAACGCCTTTATCGCCGTGGCTGAAACCGGCAGCTTTTCGGGGGCCGGTGAACGCCTGTTCCTGACCCAGCCAGCCATCAGCAAACGCATTGCCGGACTTGAGCAGCAACTGGATGTGCGCCTGTTTGATCGCCTTGGGCGCGAGATCAATCTCACCGAAGCCGGACGTGCGCTGCTACCGCGCGCCTACCAGATCATCAATGTCCTGGATGATACGCGCAGAGCCTTGACCAATCTCACCGGTAAAGTGACCGGTCGCCTGACCCTCGCTACCAGCCACCATATCGGCCTACACCGTTTGCCTCCGGTTTTACGCGCCTTCACTCGCCAATACCCGGCAGTGGCACTGGATATTCAGTTTCTCGATTCGGAAGCAGCCTACGACGAAATACTCCATGGTCGCGCAGAGATCGCCGTGATCACCCTCGCCCCCGAACCGCACTCGCTGATTCGCGCGGTACCGGTGTGGGACGACCTGCTGGATTTCGTCGCCTCCCCAGAGCACCCCTTGGCGCGCAATGGGGCCGTCAGCCTCGCCGATATTGCCCATCATCCAGCGGTTTTCCCCGGCGGAAATACGTTTACACACCATATTGTCCAGCGTTTGTTCGAAGCCCAAGGACTGACACCAAACATCGCCATGAGTACCAACTACCTGGAAACCATCAAGATGATGGTTTCCATCGGCCTGGCATGGAGCGTGCTACCGCGGACTATGCTCGACGAGCAGGTTGCGCCTATCGCTTTGCCGGGCATACAGCTGTCACGCCAGCTAGGCTACATTCTGCACACCGAGCGAACGTTATCGAATGCAGCCAAGGCCTTTATGGCACTGCTCGACAGCCACGCAGGCAGCCCTGAGCCTATGAGGTAA